A genomic window from Xyrauchen texanus isolate HMW12.3.18 chromosome 31, RBS_HiC_50CHRs, whole genome shotgun sequence includes:
- the LOC127625171 gene encoding protein phosphatase methylesterase 1-like isoform X3, with product MWRIYSCGSHGPVLLLLHGGGHSALSWAVFTSVICSRINCRVVAMDLRGHGDTKVKNPDDLSAETMAKDIGKVVEALYSENPPPIMIIGHSMGGAIAVHTTAANHVPSLLGLCVIDVVEGTAMDALNSMQNFLRSRPKTFKSVESAIEWSVKSGQIRNVESARVSMVGQVKKCEEPLSSPGVSKGISEGIIEEEEEEEEEEEDGGESNHKRKKEDDQELKKESLYTWRIELSKTEKYWEGWFKGLSSLFLTCTVPKLLLLAGVDRLDKDLTIGQMQGKFQMQVLPQCGHAVHEDAPEKVADALATFMVRHKFTEFKEGFP from the exons TCTGTTATATGCAGCAGGATTAACTGCCGGGTTGTAGCTATGGATCTTAGAGGACATG gtgACACTAAAGTCAAGAACCCTGATGATCTCTCTGCTGAGACAATGGCCAA GGATATTGGAAAAGTGGTGGAGGCACTTTATAGTGAAAACCCACCACCTATCATGATTATTGGTCACAGTATGGGCGGAGCAATAGCAGTTCACACCACTGCAGCCAATCACGTGCCATCACTGCTCGGTCTTTGTGTAATTGATGTAGTGGAAG GTACAGCCATGGACGCCTTGAATAGCATGCAGAACTTTCTGAGGAGTCGACCAAAAACTTTTAAATCTGTGGAGAGTGCCATAGAATGGAG TGTGAAAAGTGGACAGATCAGGAATGTTGAATCTGCACGGGTGTCCATGGTTGGACAGGTGAAAAA ATGTGAGGAGCCCTTAAGTAGTCCAGGGGTTTCCAAGGGCATCAGTGAAGGAATtattgaagaagaagaagaagaagaagaagaagaggaggatggAGGCGAATCCAACCACAAAAGGAAGAAAGAAGATGACCAAGAA ttaaagaaagaaagtctgtaCACCTGGCGGATTGAGCTCTCAAAGACAGAGAAGTATTGGGAAGGCTGGTTTAAAGGACTGTCTTCACTCTTTCTCACCTGCACTGTGCCAAAGCTCCTCCTGCTGGCTG GTGTTGACAGGCTTGATAAAGATCTTACCATTGGGCAAATGCAGG GAAAGTTCCAGATGCAGGTTCTTCCACAATGTGGCCATGCTGTTCATGAAGATGCCCCGGAAAAA GTAGCTGATGCTCTAGCCACCTTCATGGTCCGCCACAAGTTCACTGAATTCAAGGAGGGTTTTCCCTG A